The following proteins are encoded in a genomic region of Labeo rohita strain BAU-BD-2019 chromosome 5, IGBB_LRoh.1.0, whole genome shotgun sequence:
- the gcnt4a gene encoding beta-1,3-galactosyl-O-glycosyl-glycoprotein beta-1,6-N-acetylglucosaminyltransferase 4, with protein sequence MKRRCAVLHWLRCKFYVFAVSLFVVLKLAYIKISMDNSIYIEPYDATRRSPRAQPLNGINCTAIYELEPVEIGKSLELRRKNIVEVDDGSIASFTADCKNYIEQRGYNEVVVTDEECSFPIAYSLVVHKNSAMVERILRAIYTPHNIYCIHYDQKSSKKFIAAMKNLEKCFPNVFIASKIESVQYAHVTRLNADLNCLSDLLSSEVKWKYVINLCGQDFPLKSNYELVTELRKLNGANMLESSRPSEMKKMRFQFQYELKDVSYEYHKMPVKTSIAKDPPPHDIEMFVGSAYFVLTRDFVSYIMTNQVAKDFLQWTADTYSPDEHFWATMARVPGVPGAIGRSEPDVSDLKSRTRLVKWNYLEGRLYPQCTGTHRRSVCIYGAAELRWLLEDGHWFANKFDPKVDPVIIKCLEEKLEEKQHQQCLKRVS encoded by the coding sequence atgaaaaGAAGATGTGCAGTCTTACACTGGTTAAGATGCAAGTTCTATGTGTTTGCTGTGTCCTTGTTTGTCGTGCTGAAGCTGGCATACATAAAGATTTCAATGGACAACAGTATTTACATCGAACCTTATGACGCTACACGTAGATCACCCAGAGCTCAGCCTCTGAATGGCATTAACTGCACAGCCATTTATGAACTGGAACCAGTGGAAATTGGCAAATCTTTGGAGTTGAGACGCAAAAACATAGTGGAAGTCGATGATGGGAGTATTGCTTCTTTCACTGCAGACTGCAAAAACTACATTGAACAAAGGGGCTATAATGAGGTTGTTGTAACAGATGAGGAATGCAGCTTTCCAATTGCTTACTCTTTAGTGGTGCACAAGAACAGTGCTATGGTGGAAAGGATTCTTCGAGCCATCTACACACCTCACAATATTTACTGCATTCATTACGACCAGAAGTCCTCGAAAAAATTCATTGCAGCAATGAAGAACTTGGAGAAGTGCTTTCCAAATGTCTTCATAGCCTCTAAAATCGAGTCCGTTCAGTATGCACACGTTACGAGACTTAACGCAGATCTCAACTGCCTTTCCGACCTGCTGAGTTCAGAGGTCAAATGGAAGTATGTTATCAATTTGTGCGGCCAAGACTTTCCGCTCAAGTCCAATTATGAGCTGGTAACCGAGCTCAGGAAACTGAACGGTGCGAACATGCTCGAATCAAGCAGGCCCAGCGAAATGAAAAAGATGCGTTTTCAGTTTCAGTACGAATTGAAAGATGTATCATACGAATACCATAAAATGCCAGTTAAGACATCCATTGCTAAAGACCCACCACCGCATGACATCGAGATGTTCGTTGGGAGTGCTTACTTTGTCTTGACACGTGATTTTGTGTCTTATATCATGACCAACCAAGTGGCAAAGGATTTCCTGCAGTGGACAGCCGACACATATTCTCCTGATGAGCACTTTTGGGCAACCATGGCCAGAGTGCCTGGAGTTCCTGGAGCGATCGGAAGATCTGAGCCTGATGTGAGTGACTTAAAGAGCAGGACACGTTTGGTTAAATGGAACTACCTTGAAGGCCGTTTGTATCCACAATGCACCGGCACACATAGACGCAGTGTTTGCATCTATGGTGCGGCTGAGCTCCGGTGGCTTCTGGAGGACGGCCACTGGTTTGCAAACAAGTTTGATCCCAAAGTTGACCCTGTCATTATTAAATGCCTTGAAGAGAAACTTGAGGAGAAGCAGCATCAACAATGCCTGAAAAGAGTGTCTTAA
- the ankrd31 gene encoding ankyrin repeat domain-containing protein 31 has protein sequence MQKNMDLDQEETIATDDDDSDEADQSFYLSRLMLTEHQFSSPTVLSRRVLSEEISPQIDLQYRTGQSRNTSTTKQTTHSTVDPPTNPGSVKALNEDESSSEMEHSEGFSGKGVTDPKSGKVLSLKSIHRQNHFGETKLHLAVMKGDIEDVKDLITVGASVNIADYAGWTPLHEAVQRNMYDVTEILLKAGAEINCKGHNGITPLHDAIQCQYYKIVDLLLKYGADPLLKCDRGRTPMDMTTDKSMCILVEKYLQKSKSDPAENQPSTSDSQNSIKDTGAPLQKSTRTAKTREHESSLQSGEDEPIPGPSRGLPSCDPSIQASFKVEPPPQTSTNVLWPVRDQEQDFCSQGPSLVQDQKSEGSDTSSCLDSDVTLDYIEDRSSSPELWSLCATQDFSGS, from the exons atgcaaaaaaatatggaTTTAGACCAGGAGGAGACCATCGCGACCGACGACGACGACAGTGATGAAGCAGACCAGAGCTTTTACCTCAGCAG GTTAATGTTGACAGAACATCAGTTCTCATCCCCCACTGTCCTCTCTCGTCGTGTGCTGAGTGAAG AGATTTCCCCTCAGATTGACCTGCAGTATCGCACTGGACAGAGCAGAAACACATCCACAACAAAACAG ACAACACATAGCACTGTGGATCCACCAACAAACCCTGGAAG TGTAAAAGCTCTTAATGAAGACGAAAGTTCTTCAGAAATGGAACACAGTGAAG GTTTCAGTGGCAAAGGCGTAACAGATCCAAAGTCAGGGAAAGTCCTGTCACTCAAGTCCATCCACAGACAGAATCATTTTGGAGAGAcaaagctgcatttagctgTGATGAAAGGAGACATTGAAGATGTCAAAGACTTGATCACAGTGGGTGCTTCGGTTAATATAGCAGATTATGCAG GTTGGACTCCACTCCATGAGGCAGTGCAGAGAAACATGTATGACGTGACAGAAATTTTACTCAAAGCTGGAGCCGAAATCAACTGCAAAGGACATAATGGAATTACACCTTTACATGATGCCATTCAGTGTCAGTATTACAAG ATTGTAGATCTACTTCTGAAGTATGGTGCTGATCCATTATTAAAGTGTGACAGAGGAAGGACTCCTATGGACATGACCACAGACAAATCGATGTGCATACTGGTGGAGAAATATCTGCAAAAGTCTAAAAGTGATCCAG CTGAAAATCAACCCAGCACCTCTGACAGCCAGAACTCCATCAAA GACACAGGAGCTCCTCTTCAAAAATCAACAAGAACTGCCAAAACAAGGGAGCATGAAAGCAGCCTGCAGTCTGGTGAAGATGAACCCATTCCTGGTCCAAGCAGAGGACTACCAAGCTGTGATCCATCAATTCAGGCCTCTTTTAAAG TGGAACCACCACCTCAGACTAGCACCAATGTACTGTGGCCTGTAAGGGACCAAGAGCAGGACTTCTGTAGCCAGGGTCCCTCACTGGTTCAGGATCAGAAGAGCGAGGGATCAGACACCTCAAGCTGCCTAGACAGTGATGTTACATTGGATTATATCGAAGATCGTTCATCATCACCAGAACTTTGGAGTCTGTGTGCCACTCAAGATTTCTCTGGTTCCTAG
- the LOC127166053 gene encoding ankyrin repeat domain-containing protein 31-like yields the protein MNDGSSVPEKTSSHFFHEHSYSITDKGTPSQSTSGDSYKVRSAKATAAGKRVLQGSQDNYEADIGDDNSSAMAKKRIKRTKHDIQVEKDFLDYLLNFDLNHAFVDFESKKDVDGPSPQQNEDAREDQQSDPDVHQKVPSEIVCFSDTNNDGSQECSNTSLSPNLNELIDSCLQGAFKRDVNLHPSGVMAKSPLQSEELFDSSNPDSLSLLTAIIHNQGLTCSPEYSEKDEPEELDTGNKQINRSETSEEQFLAQSLYCELQQLQKTSTSPPIESLHVDNITGFSETPHDDLTQISIQELQSPKTLPQKKLLSQDEETDMIAIQNQKGVVEILETTPRTNQTEVTKSSNENDGMECEKLKSNTLIVKATDLIGGSEAEPHSCCRGVVNESASDVLKDNASTCPAEQLENSHMANCIVIENQIFVELSDSDSTVVEWSNAADSQDAAITSFQHELLVSEGRRSEKEADNTEGALDTVSSVSVLRQFLPEHLSTQTSLDNTEEKSHLKHDPHIALEIKGLLNKGELKSQKSKQKKRPLQISLKGIKNTDGLNTASKKVLKIPQKTLHKRNRVGETLLHRACIRGDLQMVKGLIEAGSNVNVSDHAGWTALHEACSRGFVDVAEQLLEAGADVTSRGLNGCNPLHDAVASGSYEIVRLLLQFGSSPHDKNMLGQSAVDLAAHESIKELLLTFKGPFRKPAQTTDTSKHGSQLLASEHMQPDQCFQSAGTRIDFIGNRMLYCLIRDGIIQHGNDNLEITLKGCSHKASLLENGSIRDASGRVFLLPEQWVESVMESQSSGPVTPDFALKKVMHQSKPLWDYVSSCLNAEKTLEESLHPHSCTFKKSSPKPALKEQSKNDAFMNITSIHLVNDEEFFPSHVMNRFWDFFAQSEEWTFETS from the exons ATGAATGATGGCAGTTCAGTACCTGAGAAGACAAGCTCACATTTTTTCCATGAGCATAGCTATTCA ATTACTGATAAGGGAACGCCAAGTCAGAGCACAAGTGGAGATTCATATAAAGTTCGCTCTGCTAAAGCCACAGCAGCAGGAAAGAGGGTATTGCAAGGCTCTCAAGACAATTATGAAGCTGATATTGGGGATGATAATAGTTCGGCTATGGCTAAGAAAAGaatcaaaagaacaaaacatgACATTCAAGTAGAAAAAGATTTTTTGGACTACTTGCTCAACTTTGATCTGAACCATGCCTTTGTTGATTTCGAAAGTAAGAAAGATGTAGATGGTCCCTCACCTCAACAGAATGAAGATGCAAGAGAAGATCAACAGTCAGATCCTGATGTTCACCAAAAAGTGCCATCTGAAATTGTGTGCTTTTCTGACACCAACAATGATGGCAGTCAGGAATGTAGCAATACTTCACTCTCCCCCAATTTAAATGAACTAATTGATTCATGTTTACAAGGGGCATTCAAGAGGGATGTTAATCTACATCCATCTGGAGTAATGGCTAAATCACCATTACAGAGTGAGGAACTGTTTGACTCAAGCAACCCTGATTCGCTGTCTTTGCTTACGGCCATAATCCATAATCAAGGATTGACCTGCAGCCCAGAGTATTCAGAGAAAGATGAACCAGAGGAATTAGACACAGGCAACAAACAAATTAATCGTTCTGAAACATCAGAAGAACAATTTTTGGCCCAGTCATTGTATTGTGAGCTCCAACAGCTGCAGAAAACTTCAACCAGCCCTCCCATTGAGTCTCTTCATGTGGATAATATCACTGGCTTTTCAGAAACACCACATGATGACTTGACACAAATCAGCATTCAAGAACTGCAATCTCCAAAAACACTGCCCCAAAAGAAGCTTCTAAGTCAGGATGAAGAAACAGACATGATCGCCATTCAAAACCAGAAGGGGGTGGTAGAGATATTAGAGACAACACCAAGAACCAATCAGACAGAAGTGACTAAGAGCTCCAATGAAAATGATGGCATGGAATGTGAAAAGCtgaaaagtaacacattaattGTAAAAGCAACAGATCTCATTGGTGGATCTGAAGCAGAACCACATTCTTGTTGCAGGGGGGTTGTTAATGAGTCAGCGAGTGACGTTCTAAAAGACAATGCCAGCACATGTCCTGCTGAACAGCTTGAAAATTCTCACATGGCTAATTGTATTGTTATAGAGAATCAAATTTTTGTAGAATTATCAGATTCTGACTCCACTGTTGTGGAATGGTCCAATGCTGCTGATAGTCAGGATGCGGCCATCACATCATTTCAGCATGAACTCCTTGTTTCTGAAGGAAGGCGTAGTGAAAAGGAAGCAGATAACACAGAGGGTGCACTGGACACAGTGTCCTCAGTGAGTGTTTTGAGGCAGTTTTTACCGGAACATTTGAGTACACAAACTTCACTGGATAACACTGAAGaaaagtcacatttaaaacatGATCCACACATAGCTCTGGAAATCAAAGGGCTCCTAAACAAAGGTGAACTGAAAAGTCAGAAATCGAAACAGAAGAAAAGACCACTTCAAATCTCATTGAAAGgaataaaaaacacagatggATTGAATACAG CCTCAAAGAAGGTTTTGAAGATTCCTCAGAAAACTCTTCACAAGAGAAACCGTGTAGGAGAGACTCTGCTTCACCGGGCCTGCATTAGAGGAGACCTGCAAATGGTCAAAGGCCTGATAGAAGCTGGAAGCAATGTTAATGTATCAGATCATGCAG GATGGACCGCCCTTCATGAGGCCTGTTCTAGAGGTTTTGTAGATGTGGCAGAGCAGCTCTTGGAAGCAGGGGCCGATGTCACCAGCAGAGGGCTAAATGGATGTAACCCGCTGCATGATGCTGTTGCATCGGGCTCATATGAG ATTGTGAGGCTTCTCCTTCAGTTTGGCTCAAGCCCTCATGACAAGAATATGCTGGGGCAAAGTGCAGTAGACCTCGCAGCACATGAAAGCATCAAAGAGTTGCTTTTGACATTTAAAGGACCTTTTCGTAAACCTGCCCAGACAACTGACACTTCTAAACACGGATCTCAGCTTTTGGCTTCAGAGCACATGCAGCCAG ATCAGTGTTTTCAGTCAGCAGGAACAAGGATCGATTTTATTGGCAATAGGATGTTGTACTGCCTTATTAGAGATGGAATCATTCAACATGGGAATGATAATTTAGAAATTACACTTAAG GGTTGTAGCCACAAGGCCTCTCTTCTGGAAAATGGATCTATCAGAGATGCCAGTGGCAGAGTCTTCCTCCTTCCAGAACAATGGGTTGAATCAGTCATGGAGAGTCAATCTTCAGGTCCTGTCACCCCTGATTTTGCCTTGAAAAAG GTTATGCATCAATCCAAGCCACTGTGGGATTATGTTTCAAGTTGTTTAAATGCAGAGAAAACACTTGAGGAATCACTACATCCCCATTCCTGCACGTTCAAAAAAAGCTCACCAAAACCTGCTTTAAAAG AGCAGTCCAAAAATGACGCTTTCATGAACATCACGTCAATTCACTTGGTCAACGATGAGGAGTTTTTTCCAAGCCATGTGATGAACAGATTCTGGGATTTCTTCGCCCAGAGTGAGGAGTGGACCTTTGAAACTTCATAA